The Leguminivora glycinivorella isolate SPB_JAAS2020 chromosome 1, LegGlyc_1.1, whole genome shotgun sequence genome includes a region encoding these proteins:
- the LOC125231464 gene encoding uncharacterized protein LOC125231464 isoform X1 — protein MAEAAEVCSEEEDNRIIGLNYLNEWGLSPTTIQRFADNDIGFTLMEEIQDAELKELVPNLKERILFKKGLQKIRGIIHETASEDTASISDELVSPSSPSSTISSGISEWGTEKSHEQIDLKDILKTTSFGELCLASPDKPLNNAARNQIVRIIVEYHIKRYKRMTSQDFDTLSNQIVKLFPSEYKETYYIPSRRVGEKTYIPAQAKLPTRYRNQIRVLRKAGVKPLPTSSDNSSDTNDDNIPGSSAAGISPEVAEEYKLWLKFNKEPWTDILDKWNQTRKYRLAYIAEERYTILDILTEWPSLKMSLGYKLVEADFDAMHPHCELNLFKKWPLFMAKARPILKNLKSPDVNLLDEELEEDARDYIFFKLMSYKMPPTVKVPIKENGKKRFYKPSIVESQNSFILHVTNQSEIKTKLEQYQKMHLARGTTFQPLVIVVGPTSRDLQHFYVAVESVLYKVDQLLKAVDVCFKLFNTVNLQYPLECLSVWQFIQRFFYDFQNKNDKKISCVYCFISDLM, from the exons ATGGCAGAAGCCGCTGAAGTGTGCAGCGAAGAAGAAGACAACAGGATTATAGGATTAAATTATCTAAATGAATGGGGTTTATCTCCAACCACTATACAACGTTTCGCGG ATAATGACATTGGTTTCACGTTAATGGAAGAGATTCAGGACGCTGAATTAAAGGAATTAGTGCCAAATTTAAAAGAAAGGATTTTATTCAAGAAAGGGCTCCAAAAAATACGTGGGATTATTCAT GAAACTGCGTCTGAAGATACAGCTTCAATAAGCGATGAGTTGGTTTCACCGAGCTCGCCGTCAAGCACCATTAGCTCCGGAATAAGTGAATGGGGCACAGAGAAATCTCAT GAACAAATTGATTTGAAAGATATTCTGAAAACTACAAGTTTTGGCGAACTGTGTCTTGCATCTCCAGACAAGCCCCTCAATAATGCAGCAAGGAACCAAATAGTTCGAATCATTGTAGAATATCACATCAAACGCTACAAAAGAATGACCAGTCAAGATTTTGACACATTGTCCAATCAAATAGTAAAGCTGTTTCCTTCGGAATACAAG GAGACATATTACATCCCCAGTCGGAGAGTAGGAGAAAAAACATATATTCCTGCACAAGCGAAACTACCTACTCGCTACCGTAATCAGATAAGAGTACTAAGGAAAGCTGGAGTAAAACCACTACCCACCAGCAGTGACAACAGTTCCGATACCAACGATGATAACATTCCAG GTTCCAGTGCTGCTGGTATTTCACCAGAAGTGGCCGAGGAATACAAGTTGTGGTTGAAATTTAACAAAGAACCATGGACAGACATTTTGGATAAGTGGAACCAGACGAGAAAATACAGACTGGCATATATTGCTGAAGAAAGATATACAATCCTCGATATCCTTACAGAATGGCCTAGCCTTAAAATGAGCCTAGGATATAAAttg GTTGAAGCAGATTTTGACGCTATGCATCCACATTGCGAacttaatttgtttaaaaaatggcCATTATTTATGGCAAAAGCAAGACCCATATTGAAAAATCTTAAATCACCTGATGTCAATTTACTGGATGAAGAACTTGAAGAAG ATGCCAGAGACTACATTTTCTTCAAATTAATGTCGTACAAGATGCCGCCTACGGTTAAAGTGCCAATAAAagaaaatggaaaaaaacgattttacaAACCCAGCATTGTGGAGTCGcagaattcatttattttacacgTTACG AACCAGAGTGAAATTAAAACCAAACTGGAGCAATACCAGAAAATGCATCTAGCCAGAGGAACCACTTTCCAACCGCTGGTGATTGTTGTCGGACCAACGAGCAGGGACTTGCAACATTTCTACGTAGCAGTTGAATCAGTTCTCTACAAGGTAGACCAACTGCTAAAAGCTGTCGATGTGtgctttaaattatttaatactgtAAATTTGCAGTACCCACTAGAATGTTTAAGTGTATGGCAATTCATACAACGTTTTTTCTATGACTTTCAAAACAAAAATGACAAGAAGATCTCCTGTGTCTATTGTTTCATATCGGATCTGATGTAA
- the LOC125231464 gene encoding uncharacterized protein LOC125231464 isoform X2, with translation MAEAAEVCSEEEDNRIIGLNYLNEWGLSPTTIQRFADNDIGFTLMEEIQDAELKELVPNLKERILFKKGLQKIRGIIHETASEDTASISDELVSPSSPSSTISSGISEWGTEKSHETYYIPSRRVGEKTYIPAQAKLPTRYRNQIRVLRKAGVKPLPTSSDNSSDTNDDNIPGSSAAGISPEVAEEYKLWLKFNKEPWTDILDKWNQTRKYRLAYIAEERYTILDILTEWPSLKMSLGYKLVEADFDAMHPHCELNLFKKWPLFMAKARPILKNLKSPDVNLLDEELEEDARDYIFFKLMSYKMPPTVKVPIKENGKKRFYKPSIVESQNSFILHVTNQSEIKTKLEQYQKMHLARGTTFQPLVIVVGPTSRDLQHFYVAVESVLYKVDQLLKAVDVCFKLFNTVNLQYPLECLSVWQFIQRFFYDFQNKNDKKISCVYCFISDLM, from the exons ATGGCAGAAGCCGCTGAAGTGTGCAGCGAAGAAGAAGACAACAGGATTATAGGATTAAATTATCTAAATGAATGGGGTTTATCTCCAACCACTATACAACGTTTCGCGG ATAATGACATTGGTTTCACGTTAATGGAAGAGATTCAGGACGCTGAATTAAAGGAATTAGTGCCAAATTTAAAAGAAAGGATTTTATTCAAGAAAGGGCTCCAAAAAATACGTGGGATTATTCAT GAAACTGCGTCTGAAGATACAGCTTCAATAAGCGATGAGTTGGTTTCACCGAGCTCGCCGTCAAGCACCATTAGCTCCGGAATAAGTGAATGGGGCACAGAGAAATCTCAT GAGACATATTACATCCCCAGTCGGAGAGTAGGAGAAAAAACATATATTCCTGCACAAGCGAAACTACCTACTCGCTACCGTAATCAGATAAGAGTACTAAGGAAAGCTGGAGTAAAACCACTACCCACCAGCAGTGACAACAGTTCCGATACCAACGATGATAACATTCCAG GTTCCAGTGCTGCTGGTATTTCACCAGAAGTGGCCGAGGAATACAAGTTGTGGTTGAAATTTAACAAAGAACCATGGACAGACATTTTGGATAAGTGGAACCAGACGAGAAAATACAGACTGGCATATATTGCTGAAGAAAGATATACAATCCTCGATATCCTTACAGAATGGCCTAGCCTTAAAATGAGCCTAGGATATAAAttg GTTGAAGCAGATTTTGACGCTATGCATCCACATTGCGAacttaatttgtttaaaaaatggcCATTATTTATGGCAAAAGCAAGACCCATATTGAAAAATCTTAAATCACCTGATGTCAATTTACTGGATGAAGAACTTGAAGAAG ATGCCAGAGACTACATTTTCTTCAAATTAATGTCGTACAAGATGCCGCCTACGGTTAAAGTGCCAATAAAagaaaatggaaaaaaacgattttacaAACCCAGCATTGTGGAGTCGcagaattcatttattttacacgTTACG AACCAGAGTGAAATTAAAACCAAACTGGAGCAATACCAGAAAATGCATCTAGCCAGAGGAACCACTTTCCAACCGCTGGTGATTGTTGTCGGACCAACGAGCAGGGACTTGCAACATTTCTACGTAGCAGTTGAATCAGTTCTCTACAAGGTAGACCAACTGCTAAAAGCTGTCGATGTGtgctttaaattatttaatactgtAAATTTGCAGTACCCACTAGAATGTTTAAGTGTATGGCAATTCATACAACGTTTTTTCTATGACTTTCAAAACAAAAATGACAAGAAGATCTCCTGTGTCTATTGTTTCATATCGGATCTGATGTAA